AAGTCATCCGACCCGCCGGCGCCGGACATGAAACCCTGGCGGTGCTGGGCGCCTGCCTGGTCATCGTCGCGGCCGCCGCGGGTTACATCGGCCTGCGCGAAGCGCCGCCCGAGAGCGCGCCGCTCGCCGCCACCCAGATCGATGCGCGGCGCGACCTGACGCCCGCCGAACAAGGCATCTACGCCGACCTGCGCGTCGCCTACGAGGAAATCGGTTTCGCCCTGCAGGCCGGCGAGCCCCTGCCTTCCGTGGCCGATCTTGCCGCGCAAGGTCTGCCGCCTTTCGTGGCCGACAACAGCACCGCCGCGCGGGGCGGCCACGTCTGGCGGCTTCAGCGCCAGGCCGGCAAGGCGCTCTACGTGGGCCAGACGGCCGATGCCGCGCTGGCCGGCTCGTTCGTGCTGCGCACCGAAGACGGCCACGCCAAGGACGCCCATGGCCATGACCATGGCGCCGACGCCCAGGCAGATGTCTGGCTGGCCCGCGATGCCGCGGCGCGCGTGCCCGACGCCGCCGACGACGCGGCCCTGGCGGCCGCGGGGTGGCGCCAGGTCGTCGCCCAGTTCGACGCCGGCGTGACCCGCCAGAACAAGCCCTGATCGGGCCCCTCCCTTTCGTCTTCCGACACGAGCCTACGGATTTATGTCTGCCTTTTCGTCTTTCTCACAGCTCCTGCGCCGCTGCGCCGCGCCGATCGCCGCGCTGGCGCTGCTGGCCGGCGCGTTCGCCGCGCCCGCCCACGCCGAAGAGGCCAAGCGCCTGAAGATCGGCGTGACGCTGCATCCTTATTACAGCTACGTCGCCAACATCGTCGGCGACAAGGCCGACGTCGTGCCGCTGATTCCGGTCGGCTTCAATCCGCACGCCTACGAGCCGCGCGCCGAGGACATCAAGCGCATCGGCACGCTGGACGTGGTCGTGCTCAACGGCATCGGCCACGATGACTTCGCGGACCGCATGATCGCCGCCAGCGAAAAGCCCAAGATCCCGGTGATCGAAGCGAATGCGCAAGTGCCGCTGCTGGCCGCCGTGGGCATGGCCGCGCGCGGCGGCGGCGATTCCGGCAAGGTCGTGAATCCGCACACGTTCCTGTCGATTACCGCGTCGATCGCGCAGATCAATACCATTGCGCGCGAACTGGGCCGTATCGACCCGGCCAACGCGCAGACCTACACCGCCAATGCGCGCGCCTATGGCCAGCGCCTGCGCAAGCTGCGTGCTGATGCGCTGGGCCAGCTTGCAAAGGCGCCCAACGCGGACCTGCGCGTCGCCACCATTCATGGCGCCTACGATTACCTGTTGCGTGAATTCGGCCTGGAAGTCACCGCCGTCGTCGAACCGGCGCACGGCATCGAGCCCAGCCCCGCGCAGCTCAAGGGCACCATCGAGCAATTGCGCGCGGCGGACGTCAAGGTGATCTTCTCCGAGCTGAACTTCCCGTCCGCGTACGTCGAGACGATCCAGCGCGAGACCGGCGTGAAGCTGTATGCGCTGTCGCACATCTCGTACGGCGAATACAGCCCCGAGCAGTTCGAAAAAGAAATGAAGCAGAACCTGGCCACCGTGGTGCGCGCCATCGAAGAGGCTGGCGCGTGACCGCCGCCGTGACAGCCCATCCGGGCGCACTGGGTCCCACGCTGACGTTCGACCACATCTCCCTGACGCTCGGCCGTACCGACATCCTCAGCGACGTCGCCTTTACCGTCGCGGCCGGCAGCGTGCATGCGCTGGTCGGCCCCAATGGCGGGGGCAAGAGTTCGCTGGTCAAGACGCTGCTGGGCCAGATGCCGCATCGCGGCAAGCTCAGCGTGGCGTGGCCGGGCGACCGGGCCGGCATCATCGGCTATATCCCGCAGGCGCTTGAATTCGATCGCGGCCTGCCCATGACCGTCAACGATTTCATGGCCGCGATGTGCCAGCGCAAACCCGCGTTCCTTGGCCTGTCGCGCACGAAGTCCAAGGAAATTGGCGACGCGCTGGAACGCGTCGGCATGCAGGACAAGCGCAACCGCCGCATGGGCGCCTTGTCGGGCGGCGAGCGCCAGCGCGTGCTGCTCGCGCAGGGACTGGTGCCCAGCCCTTCGATGGTGGTGCTGGACGAGCCCATGTCTGCGCTCGATGAAGCCGGCGTGCGCGTGTTTGAAGAATTGCTGGACAGCTGGCGCGCGCAGCGCGTGACCGTGCTGTGGATCGAGCACGACCTGGAGGCCGTCGGCCGCCTGGCCGACCGTGTCACCGGACTGAACCGCCAGGTGCTTTGCGACGGTCCGCCCGCGCAGGTGCTGACGCCCGACCGCCTGCTTGCCCTCTTTTCGACCCGTCCGCGCGTTGGCAACCAGCCGCAGGAGCGCGCCGCATGAACGCCTTTTTCGACAACCTGCGTCAGCTCATCCAGAGCGCGGCGGAATCCGGCGCGTTGCCGGAATCGCTGGCCTTCGGCTTCGTCATCAACGCGCTGCTTGCCGGCCTGATCATCGGACCCGTGCTGGGCGGCCTTGGCACGCTGGTCGTGGTCAAGCGCTTTGCCTTCTTCTCGGAAGCCGTGGGCCATGCCGCGCTGACCGGCGTGGCGATCGGGATCCTGCTGGGCGAGCCCTATACCGGCCCGTACGGCAGCCTGTTCAGCTATTGCCTCATCTTCGGCATCCTGCTCAATTTCCTGAGCAACCGCACGCGCCTCACGCCTGACACGCTGATCGGCGTGTTCCTGTCGGTGTCGCTGGCGCTGGGCGCAAGCCTGCTCCTGGTGCTGTCCGGCCGCATCAACATCCACATCCTGGAAAACGTGCTGTTCGGCTCGGTGCTGACCGTCAACAGCAACGATCTGTCGGTCCTGACGTGCGTGGCGATCCTGGCGCTGGCGCTGGCGTTGCCCAACTACAACCGCCTGATGCTGGCCAGCTTCAATCCGCAGCTCGCCGCCGTGCGCGGCGTGCCCGTCAAGGCCATGGACTACCTG
The DNA window shown above is from Achromobacter spanius and carries:
- a CDS encoding metal ABC transporter substrate-binding protein translates to MSAFSSFSQLLRRCAAPIAALALLAGAFAAPAHAEEAKRLKIGVTLHPYYSYVANIVGDKADVVPLIPVGFNPHAYEPRAEDIKRIGTLDVVVLNGIGHDDFADRMIAASEKPKIPVIEANAQVPLLAAVGMAARGGGDSGKVVNPHTFLSITASIAQINTIARELGRIDPANAQTYTANARAYGQRLRKLRADALGQLAKAPNADLRVATIHGAYDYLLREFGLEVTAVVEPAHGIEPSPAQLKGTIEQLRAADVKVIFSELNFPSAYVETIQRETGVKLYALSHISYGEYSPEQFEKEMKQNLATVVRAIEEAGA
- a CDS encoding metal ABC transporter permease is translated as MNAFFDNLRQLIQSAAESGALPESLAFGFVINALLAGLIIGPVLGGLGTLVVVKRFAFFSEAVGHAALTGVAIGILLGEPYTGPYGSLFSYCLIFGILLNFLSNRTRLTPDTLIGVFLSVSLALGASLLLVLSGRINIHILENVLFGSVLTVNSNDLSVLTCVAILALALALPNYNRLMLASFNPQLAAVRGVPVKAMDYLFVILVTLVTVASVKVIGAILVGALLVIPAAAARMLAQSLKGFFTMSVLFALFSTLAGIMLPIELALPIPSGAAIILVAGVLFGISALARGLVPGLKGNAA
- a CDS encoding metal ABC transporter ATP-binding protein, whose protein sequence is MTAAVTAHPGALGPTLTFDHISLTLGRTDILSDVAFTVAAGSVHALVGPNGGGKSSLVKTLLGQMPHRGKLSVAWPGDRAGIIGYIPQALEFDRGLPMTVNDFMAAMCQRKPAFLGLSRTKSKEIGDALERVGMQDKRNRRMGALSGGERQRVLLAQGLVPSPSMVVLDEPMSALDEAGVRVFEELLDSWRAQRVTVLWIEHDLEAVGRLADRVTGLNRQVLCDGPPAQVLTPDRLLALFSTRPRVGNQPQERAA
- a CDS encoding DUF6162 family protein; the protein is MHTQVIRPAGAGHETLAVLGACLVIVAAAAGYIGLREAPPESAPLAATQIDARRDLTPAEQGIYADLRVAYEEIGFALQAGEPLPSVADLAAQGLPPFVADNSTAARGGHVWRLQRQAGKALYVGQTADAALAGSFVLRTEDGHAKDAHGHDHGADAQADVWLARDAAARVPDAADDAALAAAGWRQVVAQFDAGVTRQNKP